In a single window of the Phycisphaerae bacterium genome:
- a CDS encoding rhodanese-like domain-containing protein, giving the protein MGRSRWYRVFVIALGLASAAVLPGAGCLEVVGTLLPGQTIEDVTPAKACELIQAPPVDGDFVIIDIRTPSEYEAEHLEGAVNIDYYAESFREELEALDRETTYLIYCRTGRRAAGALTIMQELEFMHVYNIAGGIVRWNADSPPCDQ; this is encoded by the coding sequence ATGGGACGGAGCCGCTGGTATCGCGTGTTCGTAATCGCGCTGGGCTTGGCTTCTGCCGCCGTGCTGCCCGGAGCCGGGTGCCTGGAGGTGGTCGGGACGCTGCTTCCCGGGCAGACGATCGAGGACGTGACGCCGGCGAAGGCTTGCGAACTGATCCAGGCCCCGCCGGTCGATGGGGATTTCGTGATCATCGACATCCGCACCCCCAGCGAGTACGAGGCTGAGCATCTGGAGGGGGCGGTCAATATCGACTACTACGCCGAGAGTTTTCGGGAGGAGCTGGAAGCCCTGGACAGGGAGACCACCTACCTGATCTACTGCCGAACCGGCCGGCGGGCGGCTGGAGCCCTGACGATCATGCAGGAGTTGGAGTTCATGCACGTTTACAACATCGCCGGTGGAATCGTGCGATGGAACGCCGATTCGCCTCCCTGCGATCAGTAG
- a CDS encoding polysaccharide deacetylase family protein, with product MLKSRNVAWVVSVGISLVSGWGCSTVLDPNTTDPNQFDPSAFYVNIQVDAELQEGEGYLTGLKRMTDELESRGINATIYVSADFASAHAAEVHGLYGKGFEIALHGYSTGEQLATMTYDDQKDVLCRALAAVKGCAACGVGQPVVGFRPQYFSQNADTCKILDELEFEYNSGYKVGVQDADGFTPQADPVPADGRSFNVLAITTTSHEEELIYLCDISCAMAHQFTPEQFGELLSAAVQECRQNGRPLVALFHGWYTGDSDTYDYWTKFTAFLDELEALENISFVTSRQLVDLYEGDD from the coding sequence ATGCTCAAATCAAGGAACGTGGCGTGGGTGGTGTCGGTCGGCATCAGTCTGGTATCGGGATGGGGCTGCTCGACGGTTCTGGACCCGAATACGACGGATCCGAACCAGTTTGATCCATCGGCGTTTTACGTCAACATTCAGGTCGATGCCGAGTTGCAGGAGGGGGAGGGGTACCTGACCGGGCTGAAGCGGATGACCGATGAGCTTGAGAGCCGGGGTATCAACGCCACGATCTATGTTTCGGCCGATTTCGCCAGTGCGCACGCAGCCGAGGTGCACGGGCTTTACGGTAAGGGCTTCGAAATCGCGTTGCACGGTTACTCGACCGGCGAACAACTGGCGACCATGACCTACGACGACCAGAAGGATGTGCTCTGCCGAGCCTTGGCCGCGGTCAAGGGCTGTGCCGCCTGCGGCGTTGGCCAACCGGTGGTGGGTTTTCGTCCGCAGTACTTCAGCCAGAACGCCGACACCTGTAAAATACTGGACGAACTGGAGTTCGAGTACAACAGCGGATACAAGGTGGGCGTGCAGGACGCCGACGGGTTCACTCCGCAGGCTGACCCCGTGCCGGCTGATGGACGCAGTTTTAACGTTCTGGCCATCACGACGACCAGTCATGAAGAAGAATTGATTTACCTGTGTGACATTTCTTGTGCGATGGCCCATCAGTTCACTCCCGAGCAGTTCGGCGAGTTGCTTTCAGCGGCGGTTCAGGAGTGCCGACAGAATGGACGGCCGCTGGTGGCTCTGTTCCACGGCTGGTACACTGGCGACAGCGATACCTACGACTACTGGACGAAATTCACCGCCTTCCTGGACGAGCTCGAGGCCCTGGAGAACATAAGCTTCGTCACAAGCCGTCAGCTTGTGGACCTGTACGAGGGTGACGACTGA